Proteins from one Anaerolineae bacterium genomic window:
- a CDS encoding DUF1016 N-terminal domain-containing protein, which yields MNRERDKKHKTEHRRVRNVKQKEGIVMPVPISKTDLPHGYANLLASLKKRIQQERIKAVLSANKALVMMYWDIGNSIIQKQNNEGWGSKIIDRLSHDLKDAFPEMRGFSPRNLKYMRKFAKSWRDRQLVQRTVALIPWRSNLAKYALAGYTKPIGVAEWER from the coding sequence ATGAATCGCGAAAGAGATAAAAAGCACAAAACAGAACACCGAAGGGTGCGTAATGTAAAACAAAAAGAGGGGATTGTTATGCCTGTTCCGATTTCTAAAACTGATCTTCCCCATGGCTACGCAAATTTGCTGGCTTCCCTTAAAAAACGTATTCAACAGGAACGCATCAAGGCTGTGTTATCAGCCAATAAAGCTTTAGTAATGATGTATTGGGATATTGGAAACTCTATTATTCAAAAACAGAATAATGAAGGATGGGGATCCAAAATTATAGATCGGCTATCTCACGATTTAAAAGATGCTTTTCCTGAAATGCGCGGATTTTCTCCACGCAACCTGAAATATATGCGCAAATTTGCTAAATCATGGAGGGATCGTCAATTAGTGCAACGCACCGTTGCACTAATTCCATGGCGCAGCAACCTGGCTAAATATGCCCTTGCCGGATACACCAAACCGATTGGTGTTGCCGAGTGGGAAAGACA
- a CDS encoding XRE family transcriptional regulator codes for MKVNLGFIGKNIRKLRRQRGWTMAELAAKVGMSEVPLGRIERGVNAPSASVIYRLSKELGVSADMLFAEDNQNIRSLQYGKARDPFPATTSGKNEDLPSRIKTMSRDIIEAFCALEDICRAQKRANIPLVIPFDPTTRGMEMLSEKVRRFAGIEHGIVFDYFELFETLGFRVIVVPLPKDVHGFSYYDTLNQNAFFFLAARQNPERQLFCLACELGKVLILTYSIQQGVELFEPDGDPDPSGKKPFTAHRAARRFAATFLMPAKAVTDTVNQLGIQRNRWSYELLLRIKHRFGVSAEAFLYRLDELDLIDPSLVQPLKDTIHKHYGKTGFGEPDLSRRLLTPNGRLWDLVLTGKELEEGRKEVLEIEKVLKKWKVVGE; via the coding sequence ATGAAAGTCAATCTTGGTTTCATCGGAAAAAATATCCGTAAACTTAGACGGCAGCGTGGTTGGACAATGGCTGAACTGGCCGCAAAAGTCGGGATGAGCGAAGTGCCTTTAGGAAGGATTGAGCGTGGTGTAAACGCTCCTTCCGCTTCTGTAATTTACAGGCTGTCAAAAGAGCTGGGCGTTTCTGCGGATATGCTTTTTGCCGAGGATAATCAAAACATCAGATCTCTTCAGTATGGAAAAGCGCGCGATCCTTTTCCGGCAACAACCAGCGGAAAAAATGAGGACCTGCCTTCCAGGATCAAAACAATGTCGCGCGATATAATTGAAGCGTTCTGTGCTCTTGAAGATATTTGCAGGGCGCAAAAAAGGGCAAATATTCCGCTTGTTATTCCTTTTGATCCCACAACCAGAGGAATGGAAATGCTTTCGGAAAAGGTTCGCCGTTTTGCCGGAATCGAGCATGGCATAGTCTTTGACTATTTTGAGCTGTTTGAAACCCTTGGCTTTCGTGTAATCGTAGTTCCTTTGCCTAAAGATGTACACGGCTTTTCATATTATGACACTTTAAATCAGAATGCTTTCTTTTTTTTGGCAGCAAGGCAGAATCCTGAAAGACAGCTTTTTTGCCTGGCCTGTGAATTGGGAAAGGTCTTAATTCTGACTTACTCTATACAGCAGGGCGTGGAACTGTTTGAACCTGATGGCGATCCTGATCCTTCAGGTAAAAAACCGTTTACAGCTCATCGTGCTGCAAGACGTTTTGCCGCTACCTTTCTGATGCCCGCAAAAGCTGTGACTGATACCGTTAACCAATTAGGTATTCAAAGAAATCGCTGGTCTTATGAACTTTTGCTTCGCATCAAGCATCGTTTTGGTGTTTCAGCAGAGGCTTTTTTATATCGTTTAGATGAACTTGACTTAATCGACCCCTCTCTGGTCCAGCCGCTTAAAGACACTATTCACAAGCACTACGGCAAAACCGGCTTCGGCGAACCCGACCTTTCCAGAAGGCTTTTAACCCCCAACGGCCGTCTGTGGGACCTGGTATTAACAGGAAAAGAATTGGAAGAAGGACGTAAGGAAGTGCTTGAAATTGAGAAAGTCTTGAAAAAGTGGAAGGTGGTTGGGGAATGA
- a CDS encoding nucleotidyl transferase AbiEii/AbiGii toxin family protein, with product MFEKILSSIGASLKKRNIPYMIIGGQAVLLYGEPRLTRDIDITLGVNVDRLDELLAVVQELTLKPLPEDLKSFVGQTMVLPALDETTGIRVDFIFSFTPYETEAIKRAKKIKIMDRDVNFASPEDLIIHKIFAGRPRDIEDVRTVLLKNPDIDVQYIRKWLKEFDLFSEKKEFLKTFEEVKR from the coding sequence ATGTTCGAGAAAATCCTTTCCAGTATAGGCGCATCTCTCAAAAAACGTAATATTCCCTACATGATTATCGGGGGACAGGCCGTATTGCTTTACGGAGAACCCCGCCTTACCAGAGATATTGATATTACCCTTGGTGTGAATGTCGATCGTCTTGATGAGCTTCTTGCCGTTGTTCAAGAACTCACCCTTAAACCTCTTCCCGAAGATTTGAAATCATTTGTCGGGCAAACCATGGTTCTGCCGGCCCTGGACGAAACTACGGGCATAAGGGTAGATTTCATTTTCTCATTTACCCCCTATGAAACAGAAGCCATAAAAAGAGCAAAAAAGATAAAGATAATGGACAGAGATGTCAATTTTGCCTCTCCTGAAGATCTAATAATCCATAAAATCTTTGCCGGCAGACCACGAGATATCGAGGATGTGAGAACCGTTCTCCTGAAAAATCCCGATATTGATGTTCAGTATATACGAAAATGGCTTAAGGAGTTTGATCTGTTTTCTGAGAAAAAAGAATTTCTCAAAACCTTTGAGGAAGTAAAAAGATAG
- a CDS encoding ATP-binding protein, whose amino-acid sequence MNQRTYFYYLRIDRIIWKIYDNNSLDYRKGAILNLKELKQLIKKGESDRLEFKKSSGQRTVAAKTVCAMLNSIGGFVIFGATDKGEITGQKVSAKTIEDISNEIRKIEPPVFPDIETVDLKSGNAVIIISIPGSTGLYRYAGRPYLRNGPTTIQMPGDEYNRRLIEKFHATTRWENESVPEGVSIKDLDADEIQITLDNAIRLGRLEATNRRDTRSILLGLELIHEGNLLNAAVALYGKSDQLKILYPQMGIRLARFRGKNRLTDFADNRQYWGHAFSLLRRAESFLLDHVPIAGRVVSGKMVREDQPWYPPRATREALANALCHRDYTIPGGAVAVAMYDDHMEITNPGDLHFGITPEKLASPHESRPWNPIIANVFYRAGIIERWGMGTLNIIDWCKENGNPEPSWQEQAGSVYVKFLPAVLPDTPEDAVDVGTKLALSRHQVNILHDCYKSSKLVDLMAVTGRSDRTKFRHQVLNPLLDAGLVEMTIPDKPKSSKQKYRLTDKGKKWVEQNQAGK is encoded by the coding sequence GTGAATCAACGCACATATTTTTACTATCTCAGGATTGACCGGATTATATGGAAGATTTATGATAATAATAGTCTGGATTACCGTAAAGGAGCTATTTTGAACCTGAAAGAACTAAAGCAGCTTATAAAAAAGGGTGAATCAGATCGGCTTGAATTTAAGAAGTCGAGCGGGCAGAGAACGGTTGCTGCAAAGACTGTCTGTGCTATGCTGAACAGTATAGGTGGTTTTGTAATATTCGGTGCGACAGACAAAGGGGAAATAACCGGTCAGAAAGTCTCTGCAAAAACAATAGAAGATATATCAAATGAAATCCGTAAAATTGAGCCACCTGTTTTTCCTGATATCGAAACCGTCGATTTAAAATCAGGAAACGCTGTAATAATTATAAGTATTCCAGGAAGCACAGGACTTTATAGATATGCAGGACGGCCATACCTTCGGAATGGTCCCACAACCATACAGATGCCTGGGGATGAATATAACCGTCGATTAATTGAAAAATTCCATGCAACAACCCGGTGGGAAAACGAATCTGTGCCGGAGGGCGTTTCCATCAAGGATCTGGATGCCGACGAGATTCAAATTACTCTGGACAATGCTATTCGGCTGGGACGACTCGAAGCCACTAACCGGCGAGACACCAGATCCATTCTCCTTGGTTTGGAACTGATTCACGAAGGCAACCTCCTGAACGCCGCCGTGGCGCTCTATGGTAAGAGTGACCAACTCAAGATACTCTATCCGCAAATGGGTATCCGTCTGGCTCGCTTCAGGGGAAAAAACCGCTTAACTGACTTTGCCGACAACCGTCAGTACTGGGGGCATGCTTTCTCGCTTTTGCGCCGGGCCGAATCGTTCCTGTTGGACCATGTTCCCATTGCTGGACGTGTCGTGTCGGGAAAGATGGTTCGTGAAGATCAGCCATGGTACCCACCACGCGCCACGCGCGAAGCCTTGGCAAACGCTTTATGCCACAGGGACTACACTATACCCGGTGGCGCCGTTGCCGTTGCCATGTATGATGATCACATGGAAATCACCAACCCTGGTGATCTCCATTTCGGCATAACGCCTGAGAAGCTGGCAAGTCCCCACGAATCAAGGCCATGGAATCCGATTATTGCCAATGTGTTTTACCGGGCAGGCATTATCGAGCGATGGGGTATGGGCACGCTGAACATTATTGACTGGTGTAAGGAAAACGGCAACCCCGAACCCTCTTGGCAGGAGCAGGCCGGTTCTGTGTATGTGAAGTTCCTGCCCGCCGTTTTGCCCGATACTCCTGAAGACGCAGTGGATGTCGGGACCAAGTTGGCACTAAGTCGGCACCAAGTTAATATTTTACATGACTGCTATAAATCCAGTAAGTTAGTGGATCTTATGGCCGTCACCGGTCGTTCTGACCGCACCAAGTTCCGGCACCAAGTTTTGAACCCACTTTTAGACGCCGGGCTTGTTGAAATGACAATTCCGGATAAACCGAAAAGCAGCAAACAAAAATATCGTCTTACAGATAAGGGCAAAAAATGGGTTGAACAGAACCAGGCGGGGAAATGA
- a CDS encoding 3'-5' exonuclease — protein MNRYVALDVETTGFSPKSGDRVIEIGAVAIENQSIIAEFSSLIDVDKMIPWQVQRVHGITNEMLEGEPKPDEVLPEFYKFIAGSILVAHNASFDVGFLRNEFALLGMSLNNQSLCTLKISRKLYPHLPNHKLETVSRYLLGKSANQMQKHRALDDAKLAAMIWLEMEKI, from the coding sequence ATGAATCGTTATGTAGCGCTGGATGTGGAAACAACCGGTTTTTCGCCCAAAAGCGGAGACAGGGTAATAGAGATCGGCGCTGTTGCTATCGAGAATCAGAGCATTATTGCTGAATTCAGCAGCCTTATCGATGTTGATAAAATGATCCCCTGGCAGGTTCAGCGGGTGCACGGCATAACCAATGAAATGCTTGAAGGCGAACCAAAGCCGGACGAGGTCCTTCCGGAATTTTACAAATTCATTGCCGGAAGCATCCTGGTGGCCCACAATGCAAGCTTTGATGTTGGTTTTCTCAGAAATGAATTTGCTTTATTAGGCATGAGTCTGAACAATCAATCCCTGTGCACACTAAAAATAAGCAGAAAGCTATATCCGCATTTGCCCAATCATAAACTGGAAACAGTAAGCCGATACCTGCTTGGAAAATCAGCAAATCAGATGCAAAAACACCGAGCCCTTGATGACGCAAAACTTGCGGCCATGATATGGCTTGAGATGGAGAAGATATGA